Part of the Armatimonadota bacterium genome, ATCGCTTTACGCAAAGCCTCTTCGGCGAGCACCGAGCAGTGCATCTTCACCGGCGGCAGCCCGCCCAGCGCCTCGGCCACCGCCTTGTTGGTGACCGCCAGCGCATCCTCGATGGTCTTGCCCTTGACCAGATCGGTCGCCATGCTGCTGGTGGCGATGGCCGCGCCGCAGCCGAAGGTCTTAAACTTGGCATCGGTGATGCGCCCGTCCTCGACCTTGATGTACATGCGCATGATGTCCCCGCAGACGGGGTTGCCGACGTCGCCGATGCCGTCAGCGTCGGGGATCTCGCCCACATTGTGCGGATTGGCGAAGTGCTCCATCACCTTGGTGCTGTACTGCATGAAGACCTCCACGGCGCAAGCAGCGCGGAATCCGTCAGCGCCGGATTGAAGTTGAGCATCTTACTAAGCTTAGTGTACTACGCACCGCGCGGATGGTCAACCCCGCCCAGGTCGCCCCGATTGAACATGTGCGCCGCCTATCCCAGCTCCCCGAAATGGTACAGCACCAGGGCCGCCGCGATCAGCCCCGCGGTCTCGGATCGTAGGACGCGCGGGCCCAGCGATACCGGGTGCGCACCGGCGGCGGCTAGCCGCTCGACCTCGTCGGACGCGAATCCCCCCTCGGGGCCCACCAGCACCGACGGCGAGTGCGGCCGCTCCACGCGGCTCAACACCGCGCGGAGAGGGGCGGTGGCTCCATGGTGCGGGAGCAGGGCGAGGTCGCACGACGCGAGACGCTCGATGATCGCATCTACCGAGACGGGATCGCCCAACGGCACCAGGCGCGTTCTCCCCGACTGCTCCACCGCGTGGAGCGCGATCTTGCGCCACCGCGCGAGCTTCGCGCCTTCGTCGCGGGGGCGGGCGACGGTGCGGCGCGTGATGAGGGGCACGATCTCGGCGACGCCGATCTCGACGCCCTTCTGGATCACGCGCTCCATCGCGTCGCCGCGTGGGATGGACTGGAAAAGGGTAATCCCGATCGCCGGTTCGGGCACCGGCTCCACCCGGCGTTCCAGGCGCAGCGTCGTCCGCTCCGCGTCGGTGGCCTCGATC contains:
- a CDS encoding 16S rRNA (uracil(1498)-N(3))-methyltransferase, translating into MRRLLVDTIGGEIVVLTGEQHHRATRVLRLGRGDRLHLFDGRGHEYEAVIEATDAERTTLRLERRVEPVPEPAIGITLFQSIPRGDAMERVIQKGVEIGVAEIVPLITRRTVARPRDEGAKLARWRKIALHAVEQSGRTRLVPLGDPVSVDAIIERLASCDLALLPHHGATAPLRAVLSRVERPHSPSVLVGPEGGFASDEVERLAAAGAHPVSLGPRVLRSETAGLIAAALVLYHFGELG
- the nifU gene encoding Fe-S cluster assembly scaffold protein NifU — its product is MQYSTKVMEHFANPHNVGEIPDADGIGDVGNPVCGDIMRMYIKVEDGRITDAKFKTFGCGAAIATSSMATDLVKGKTIEDALAVTNKAVAEALGGLPPVKMHCSVLAEEALRKAIDDYLRKTAGKGLEVEAHEELVADHAHAEACDAPGESTG